Sequence from the Amaranthus tricolor cultivar Red isolate AtriRed21 chromosome 1, ASM2621246v1, whole genome shotgun sequence genome:
ttttagttaaaaaatcTCTTACTATCTTAATGGCTATGTttgtccaactttaatcatctcattttctttataaatttcATTCCGTGCATTATTATTGAGAGAAGTGGTaatcaaaatttacaaataaaatttttttttttgatcaaaCTTTTATTGCCATTGGAATGATATAAAacatttgatgaaattttactttatatatcaattattctcATTAATATCATTTAATATGACTAACCAAACGGGCAGATAGTGTTTTTTGCTCAAACTAAGCACTCATCTGAGCACTTGAAGGCTTTTCCAATCATAATATTATGTAAGCAAGCTAGCTTGTAATTAAATTTGTCGaatgtataaatttttaaattaaaaattaaatgctgaactttttttaaataatttacctaatatatcattttttcatttatttttctttttatgtagcAAAACGAGAAGGATAAAGGAGTATTTCATataattagatttatttttgTACCCGCTCTGCAGTCATTTCCAGTTTATGTATTATGTTCCTATTTATATATACTCATTAGTTTATCGATTAAAAGATAAGTGTAATAAGTTCTTGgagaaatagaaaataaataataattaaaatataagaaTATGATTTTTGAACTTGGCTTGATAAAATTTAATGAATTAGAGCAACCTAATTTTGTGGCAAGTTAAGGTTGTATATTGTACCTTAAGGATTATATATTCAGGAACGtatgcttaaaaaaaaattctagaaGAATGTATTGAACAAATTTTAAGCTCAAAGGAACTTATgaaaagtattatttatttcttttaattaatttgtattttattttaaatttttaattaaaacataattaaataagttattattaattcgttttaatgtaaattttataattttttatcaaatataataaaaaatatttaaaaataaaaaatttattaataagtgtataaaattaaatggtacatgcaaaatcgacaagtGAGTAATTGAAATAGTTTCCCCTAATATATTATACACCAACCACAATAAACTCGCAATAAATAACTTGGCAGAGCATCTTCAGTTCTTCACTACTTCACTGTGAAATGTAATGGACATGTAAAACAAAACACAGCCAAATTACTAAATGTGAAGCACTACAGTTAGACacataaaattcatatatattgacaaagatattaaaatttaaatgataaaaaatagcaaaaaataagtagaattaaattgaatacacaataattataattataagaaataaagtaatatGCACAACTTAACTAACAGAGGAGAACCTAAGATACTAGTATTGGTGAATTGAAAACTCaccttaaatatatttatactgAACTAGCTTGATCGACtatcatttttttatatttatatgtacacATTTAAATagcaatataatttttaattaaatgactCGGACTATAACTTAAAAAGACTTGGGCTTAGATTTTTCAAGTTATCATAAACCTAAAATTGCTATACCATATTTCttccgttccattatacttattacatttgactttttacgcaatccaaagcgttattttgatcattttataaattaaataatgcatagctaaaaattataaaaaggtaatataatgaaaatttatgcttatatgaatcaaacaagatcctacttgactatatttttcttgtaaattaaagactatataaaataagtttgaaaatgaataGTGCTAATTGTTGTGCTACAGCGTAAGCAAggtcgatgaacaataatgaaacaataagaaatttaatgcaaacaataagaaaatgacacgagagatttaacgtggttcactatcaatgtgatagctacgtccaccggcaccgagatcaaatattttcactatgatcgcaaagattttacaagatgaattacaatcatactcacaaattataatggctctcttgtgatctctttcaatttgtgaatcataaaTCCCTAGTGCTAACAAAAGggagtatatataataaaaccatCTTGAAAGACAACTTGGGGTctaagtaaccacaaataaccgatcacaaataaaggtaaccgtcccaaaagacaTCTCCCATGAAAAAAAACCGCAATTACGCGAGCCGTGAAGTGGAAACAGAACGCACTTCGCGCCCCACGGACTGAGGCAACGACCTCTCATCTACTTCAATGGTgcttgctagtttgagtcaccattaacaacattaataattatattttagcaaatttcaaaaccaagaaaatattaaaagttaacCCACTTAATTATTACACGCTAAACAAGTAGACACAATAATTTGGAGTCAACTAATTCGACTAAAAAATTCctaataataatttatcttCCAGAAACCTCTAAGCATTATTGGAtgaacaattatatatatatatatatatatatatatatatatatatatatatatatatatatatatgtatatatatatatatatatatatatatatatatatatatatatatatatatatatatattttggttGGTCATTACTCAATAGGAGTAGATGCAAATAATTGAGTCAAACACCACCGAAAAGAATACTCCCAATATTTGACCAAAAACTACTAAATAtggaaatataaaaaataattttttatataacatTATAACCCTTTCTCAAAGAATATTGGAGTTGTTTAATTTGGTTTCAACTTATCCAATTATAATATGGTACAACTCCATTctaaatgtttttatatattcaattaaattgaatagatattaattaaattaaaatttaaagtattATATTCAAAACCTAACCATATTCAAATGAATATAAAATCTATGTAGTAGGTCTCAAAAACTACATATATTAAACTATGAGTTAGTGAAGTGATCATTTACCTGATaataagtaatatttttttattttattgggtTTGTTATACTATTATAGttctattatatttgttatatttttctttttggaccGATTTAAAATATTTGCTACTCCACATTACTATTTTTCACTAAAAACTTGTCTAATATATTAATAACTATTGAACCAAGGCATTCCAGCTGAGCTGGTCATGCATCAGTTTATTAGGAAAGCATCAGTTTGTTAGCAACTATTTTAGAGTTTGTTAGTGCATAgccattgtatatatatatatatatatagaactcATGTATTCATTTATATCCTGTACAAAACACAATCAATAAAATACATTCTTTCCTCAGTGGTTTATTGAATGCTGAGAATCTTCAATAACTTTTACACTCATATTTTTATGGGCTATACTAAAATActaatttcttaaattttgaaattttaattaagtatttaaattttgaatttttgtaatttacAAAACCCtttaatagcaaaaaaaaatcataacgGAGTAATTAAgtatttcttaaatctttttgaattttgtaaaaaaaaatatatactccctcttattcataGAGAATGTAACATTTTCTTATTGGGCCAATTCACtaaaaatgtctcatttttatttttgtcattttttttatccttttattcTTACTACAACGAcacaataacacataaatatcaatactttttatggaaaaaaaagtttttcaCCCATTTTTAAGTGGTCCTCTATCCCTCCTTAATTTTGGTGTAAAACCTAAATATCTCATTCtttataaataaaaggaaagtaTTATGACAAAAATACTGAACACATGAAACAAGTAATAGAGTAGTCCTATATACCATCAATTGGGCATCAAATATAACACCATCCAGCTAAGCTCCAGGTAATCCTTACTTTATTGCCAGCTTGCAAATTTATTTTGGAAAAGTTGCCTACATCGATCTCGAGATATTATAACTATTTAGAAGTATTTCATCTAAGAGGTTGGGAATTGGTTATTTGCATCAAATTCattcattttaattactttgtgtttgtgttttaaATCAATGCTAATAGTCAATGAAATGATTATTAGAAGGCATAAATTATCTTTGTTAATAAAAAATGCATTTAAttacatcatcattatcatcatacctaATATCCCGCTCAAAAGCAGGGTCTGAGTGAGGAAAGATGATGAACAGTCTATACCTCTACTTCCTTCAAGGAAGGACTAGAGGAATGTGGTTAATTTTAcccacaaaaagaaaaaatcctGCATAAGAGAAAATGAATGACGACTGATAATGTTATCTAAATTGTAAAAACTACTTGTAGAGAAacaacacacacaaaaaaatactttacataaaaaaatgacGAGCAAGTAAAAAAAACAGAGAGAAAGAAACAACTATATACTATGCCAAGAAGGCAACTGAATAAACTATTAATTGCCCAAATAATGGATCTCGCGTCTCCAACTAATTCTATCTATAGTCAGGTACTAGAGTATGGTTTATAACACATCCAATGATTATTCGTGTCATGTGTATCTCAATTCTCATGAGCGtcctatatatatttataagtcCTTTAAGTAATTgcttaaaaagataaatatttattctctcaaaaaaagataaatattaaaaatttttacttttaagttTATGATCTATTTATCCTAAGTAACTTGATAATAATATGTtggtattttataaaaaaaaacacaaaatttgaaggaaaagataaatattattaatgatttataaaaaaaaatttatgactAGGTAGACAATGATCTTTCATACTCAGATGTTCGCTTGTTTTTAGTTCTAACTTATTTATTGTCGCCGCAAAATTAAtgtaatcatcattattaatttaatatccTACTCAAAAATAGGGTTTGTGGTGATATTGATGTATTTATTgataaatactttttaaagtttgATTGGAGCTAATTAAGTAGAAGAAAAGATATTGAGTAGGTGAAAAGTACGTGTTGAAGAAATAGTGTTGAAGAAATAGAGATATAGATGTTAAGTTCGTAAATGAGATAAAAGTGAGATAATATAATTCTatctttttcaaaataaaaaatatgataaattaaataagtaaattattaaaGACAAAGATTAGAATATAATGTTTTATAAATAagtgatttatatttttacgctcaattatttttattaatttttctttaataaaatagATACTCTCTTCGTAAATTTTCTTTACTTTGACTTAAAATATTAACATAATTATCAAGGGCCTCGTATttgaaattaatcaaataaaataacagGGCCCTGAAAATATATACTCTACCTCGAATTTCAAAGATATGAGTAAAATGAATAGTAGTTACTAAATGTCGAAAGAGAACAAAATCTTACtgaaatatataacatatcataaaACTTTAAtctaaaagtttaagttgataatTGTGGTGTagaatatatacttatatactaaaaaaatacaCTTGGTTTTGTCCTCACTAGTCACTACCATGGCCAAGATAAAGATATGGTTGTAGTCTTATTGTTgactaatatattttaatttttattttttgaatgatTGTTGACTAAGATTACTCCTACTAGTTAGTAGAATTATATCCCAATATCCCATATAAGTTAAGCCGCTAAGGCCATAACCAAGTTGCCTAGTGAAGTTGAACATCTTAGCTGTATTTGATTCAACTAACACTTCTAATACTTCTAATACTACTGCTTTTTTTGACTTTAACTAGTGTACAAATAATTCAATGCCCGCCTTTTCtttcaatatttttctttttctcttttttaaattgttatatttaatttttaaaaccgaaatatattagaaataaCGAGTTGACTTAGTAACACAGGCAAAACTAGAGTGCTAAGGTTGGCCACACCACCTCTTgagttataaatttaattttggtccttcaaattattataatataatcttTTTAATTGTTCCtgcttattttaatttgattatgataTCACTACTGTTTAGTAGctgaatacttttttttttatttttatgactaatatgatataataataaatgaaaattttgagattaaaaataatattatgatCAATATAAACCTTAATATTCCATAATTTCCATGTAAGCATGCATGCTTATTAGAGCAAGTCATTTTCGAAGCCAGATAATACTCCTACATAACAAAAATTCGCCAACCTTATCTGTATATAATTGGTAATCTAGTTGTCACACATTGATCTCTTAACAAATATATGAGGaagtaactttttttaatttgaacagTTTGGgtattatagttttaaagttatagtttttttgtaaaatataaatatttattttttataaatttcagTCACTataatatcaatatttataGGTTCAAGCCAAAAACATAATACTCCAACTACTTAACTAAAAGTTTCAACTATCAAAATGGTCGAAATTCTATGTTTTGGCCAGAACTtataaactttaatattttattggctacaatttacaaataataaacattgaaattataatttgcaaaaatactaaattttaaggctgtaattcgcaaattataattataattttaaatttgtgttgaCTATTGAATTGTATCTCAAATATTGAGtataattttcatcaaaaatattCCCATTTTTTTACCTATCCAATATACATTGTGCTTAAACATTAATTCATTCGAGACTTATTTTTTAaccattaattaaataaaagataaatttttttcaaattgaaaatttaatgctattacttattactattatccaatgaaaataagttaaattGTAAGTTTCattaatcatataaataataatatttttataattcaatAGATTCATGTTAGAGAAATAGTCATATCACCCACACGTGGACTTTGGTCATATTATAGCTCGTTCTTAGTTATGTCTATTGTTGATGAACAAGATGGAAGGCAAAGGGACTTGAGTAGGCATTGAGATGAAGCATCCAAAGAAAACAAATAGTGGCCAAACATAGGATGCTCATACAACACACCATAGTTCTCGAACAAGCACCTTTGCTAGAGACTTTATAATGCATTTTTATGATTAGTGTGGTTTTGGGGAATTGTAATTTCTTTTACTCCTTTTTGATTTCACTGATTTTATAGGCTATATAAGGACGCAGATATTATATTAGGGTTAAGTGTGGCGGCTTTTTCACAGAGAGAAATAAGTTTATGAGAGCCTTAGATTATAagtggtattttttttaatatgttgtCGAATCTTAAATAAATATGATTCTATTTGAGGGAAAGGGGTTCAAAACACTATTCATCACCCTCCTACTTTTTCTTTTATCACTAAAGGCTCTAAAAACCTTTCCTTTCAATCTCGTACTTTAGACTCATTTTGTTAAAAACCGTTGTATATAGAAGTattctattatatatatttcgtaaatataattaattaaccaCTTTTTCCTAATATACAATAACTTTCATATTTCTAATTATCTTACGAATTTTAGATTACATTGaaagttaaaaatttataactaataaactaaaataaaataaagttaatgtaAACTAATTCTTATAACGAACTAAGGCTATACAATcaaatatcttttttatttctaaaacCACAACTATACAATACATATTTTCATACtcttaaaatatcaaaattaaaatccaaAGACTAAATCGCTAGTAACTaaagtattttaattattttaagctgcACAACAAAACGATCgtgatttaataattaaaattgtcATTTAATCTTAGACACTagacataaaatttatttattgtttgatttaatataaatgttgtatgacttttttttcaataaaatatttaaattttaattaaaaaatatgcaAACACTAtgtaatattttcataattcacAAATGCTTGTGCTGTAAAGTGCACTATTATGTGAACAATCAAATCCAGATAAGTACGaaagtaaataaaaagtaattaatatTCCTAACAACcaaacttaacaaataattaaaaaaatacttcacTTATTGCAAATACAACTTGGATACGTCACTTAGCTACCTTCCCAAGTACTGCCATTTCTTTTAGGTGTACCCCAAAAATGCCTTATAAATACCACCCTTTTACACTCATTTTTTGTATCACACAAATTTAAACTACTcacttaattaaatattttcataatactaCCTAATTAATAGCTTAATCAACTTCATTGCAATGGCATTCTCTAAGATTCTCATATCTTGCTTTCTTCTATTGCCTCTTGTTCTTCAAATGGTACAAGCTCAACAATACCCGGTATGTTTTTTTTGTCGTATCGAGATTTAATCTCAGATCGTCAAAATTATgtgaatataaatttataataatctctataatatttttatgaacatgtcatttttaaaagttataatactattttaatttttttaaatacgaTTAATTTATGTCGATTAAAAATGATGTTTATAGGACTCACTAGTTTTTTTAACAAATGAATACTTAACCATAAGCATGTTTATACATTTACTTTTTTAGTCATTTCTTgaaatataattacaaatttatgtttacaaaaaaattaatgtctTAATTTGTACGATCATACAGCCTACTGGTGTGGTTAATACTCCAACACCGGGTGCACCAATaggtaaatttatattatttatctaaTGCTTTTATACATTACATTATTtagtgtatttattttattatcaattatcaatttccTATAAAAAAactgataaataaaaaatgaaaaaaaaaaatggcaGATTGTGAAGCAGCATGTTTGGTAAGGTGCAGTAAGACAAAGAGGCCAAATCTGTGCCGAAGGGCGTGTGGAAGT
This genomic interval carries:
- the LOC130799211 gene encoding gibberellin-regulated protein 1-like, with the protein product MAFSKILISCFLLLPLVLQMVQAQQYPPTGVVNTPTPGAPIDCEAACLVRCSKTKRPNLCRRACGSCCKRCNCVPPGTYGNYDACLCYATLTTKGGRKKCP